The proteins below come from a single Agrococcus beijingensis genomic window:
- the ilvC gene encoding ketol-acid reductoisomerase, translating into MTEVIYDDGADLGIIQGKKVAIIGYGSQGHAHAQNLRDSGVEVRVGLQPESKSRAKATEAGFEVGTPAEVAEWADVVVLLAPDQHQRGIYANEIAQHMGEGKTLVFSHGFNIRFGYIEAPKGVDVVLVAPKGPGHTVRREFQAGRGVPVIVAVENDATGSAWAIAWSYSKAIGGLRAGGITTTFTEETESDLFGEQAVLCGGVSQLVQYGFETLTEAGYQPEIAYFEVLHELKLIVDLMWEGGIAKQRWSVSDTAEYGDYVSGPRVIDPSVKANMQAVLKDIQTGAFAERFIADQDAGGPEFKELRAKAEGHPIEATGHKLRGLFAWEQPDADYTDGSAQR; encoded by the coding sequence ATGACTGAGGTCATCTACGACGACGGTGCCGACCTCGGCATCATCCAGGGCAAGAAGGTCGCCATCATCGGCTACGGCTCGCAGGGCCACGCCCACGCGCAGAACCTGCGCGACTCGGGCGTCGAGGTGCGCGTCGGCCTGCAGCCCGAGTCGAAGAGCCGCGCGAAGGCGACGGAGGCGGGCTTCGAGGTGGGCACGCCCGCAGAGGTCGCCGAGTGGGCGGACGTCGTCGTCCTGCTCGCGCCCGACCAGCACCAGCGCGGCATCTACGCGAACGAGATCGCCCAGCACATGGGCGAGGGCAAGACGCTCGTCTTCAGCCACGGCTTCAACATCCGCTTCGGGTACATCGAGGCGCCCAAGGGCGTCGACGTGGTGCTCGTCGCGCCGAAGGGCCCGGGCCACACCGTGCGCCGCGAGTTCCAGGCCGGCCGCGGCGTGCCCGTGATCGTCGCGGTCGAGAACGACGCGACCGGCTCGGCATGGGCGATCGCCTGGTCGTACTCGAAGGCGATCGGCGGCCTGCGCGCCGGCGGCATCACCACGACGTTCACCGAGGAGACCGAGTCCGACCTGTTCGGCGAGCAGGCAGTGCTCTGCGGCGGCGTCTCGCAGCTCGTGCAGTACGGCTTCGAGACCCTCACCGAGGCCGGCTACCAGCCCGAGATCGCCTACTTCGAGGTGCTCCACGAGCTCAAGCTCATCGTCGACCTCATGTGGGAGGGCGGCATCGCCAAGCAGCGCTGGTCGGTCTCCGACACGGCCGAGTACGGCGACTACGTCTCGGGCCCGCGCGTCATCGACCCGAGCGTCAAGGCCAACATGCAGGCGGTGCTGAAGGACATCCAGACGGGTGCCTTCGCCGAGCGCTTCATCGCCGACCAGGACGCCGGCGGCCCCGAGTTCAAGGAGCTGCGCGCCAAGGCCGAGGGCCACCCGATCGAGGCGACCGGCCACAAGCTGCGCGGCCTGTTCGCGTGGGAGCAGCCGGACGCCGACTACACGGACGGCTCGGCGCAGCGCTGA
- a CDS encoding error-prone DNA polymerase, with amino-acid sequence MAGWNNPSMPWRELEGILSDRDVSAGRTGRAAELDEARRPRIRVPGEGATTPYAELHAHSHYSFLDGASSPAELVNEARRLGLEALALVDHDGLYGAVRFAEAAAEAQLPTVFGTEFTLGLETPQNGIPDPDGSHLVALATGPAGYTALATALTDGYLATDHHGPGEKGRPIFALERLAETARGEWMILSGCRKGAVRQALDRHGANEQGADASGHELDRLTSLFGRDRVVVELSDIGDPRDFERNSVLAELARARSLPVIATTNAHVASPERQWLGDAVAAVRAHRSIDELDAWLPAGGVPSLRSGDVMARRFRAFPGAVGTAAALGRELAFDLRAASPRLPVIETPDGQTPMEWLRELVAERLPRVYDTVPDPSGAGRLPRPEVAERLEHELGLIEQKGFAGYFLIVFEISEFAHGRGILCQGRGSAVASAVCFILGITAVDPIRYRLPFERFISMMREEEPDIDIDFDAGRREEVIQHVYERYGRRNAAQVANVITYRPKSAVRDAAKALGYAVGQQNAWSKSVESYSKIDVDTIPEQVSLLAAEFLHAPRHLGIHSGGMVLTEEPVGSVCPIEPARMPNRTVLQWDKDDCEWMGLVKFDLLGLGMLGALSHTLALAAEHLGETWTLATIPAEEAGVYDMLCEGDAVGVFQVESRAQMATLPRLKPRSFYDLVIEIALIRPGPIQGDAVHPYLRRRAGKEPVTYAHPLLEPVLERTLGVPLFQEQLMQMSVAVGGFDAGEADQLRRAIGSKRSKEKIEALRAKLFEGMAANGISPETGEAIYRKIEAFAGFGFAESHSLAFGKLVYASSWLKLHYPAAFLAGLLRSQPMGFWSPQSLVADALRHGVETLRPDVVVSGVDAGLERQTTRGAAVPSGPGRAGLDACLERDQPPVPPVASETRAMRGRHRRDAGFAVRMGLAGVAGVGRAAAERIVAAREERPLHDMHDLARRADLDRGELEALATAGALDGLGVNRREGLWLAGPASTEREDQLEGSQVSLQPPLLPMLSASEQVALDIWSTGVAPDDHPVRHARAMLDERGVLPIAGLATAEPGRRVQAAGIVTHRQRPRTAQGVTFMNLEDETGMLNVIVSKGLWAHARQVARHAPALIVRGMLQRTEEGVIALLADRLDRFDVPSPRSRDFA; translated from the coding sequence ATGGCCGGCTGGAACAACCCGTCGATGCCCTGGCGCGAGCTCGAGGGCATCCTCTCCGACCGCGACGTCAGCGCCGGCAGGACGGGCCGCGCCGCCGAGCTCGACGAGGCCCGCCGCCCGCGCATCCGCGTGCCCGGCGAGGGCGCGACGACCCCCTACGCCGAGCTGCACGCGCACTCGCACTACTCCTTCCTCGACGGCGCCTCGAGCCCGGCCGAGCTCGTCAACGAGGCCCGCCGGCTGGGCCTCGAGGCGCTCGCGCTCGTCGACCACGACGGCCTCTACGGGGCGGTGCGCTTCGCCGAGGCGGCCGCCGAGGCGCAGCTGCCGACGGTCTTCGGCACCGAGTTCACGCTCGGTCTCGAGACGCCGCAGAACGGCATCCCCGATCCCGACGGCAGCCACCTGGTGGCGCTCGCGACCGGCCCCGCGGGCTACACGGCGCTCGCCACCGCGCTCACCGACGGCTACCTCGCGACCGACCATCACGGCCCGGGCGAGAAGGGCCGCCCCATCTTCGCGCTCGAGCGGCTCGCCGAGACGGCGCGCGGCGAGTGGATGATCCTCTCGGGCTGCCGCAAGGGGGCCGTGCGCCAGGCGCTCGACCGCCACGGCGCGAACGAGCAGGGGGCGGATGCGTCCGGTCACGAGCTCGACCGCCTCACGTCGCTGTTCGGCCGCGACCGCGTCGTGGTCGAGCTGAGCGACATCGGCGACCCGCGCGACTTCGAGCGCAACAGCGTGCTCGCCGAGCTCGCCCGCGCCCGCAGCCTGCCGGTGATCGCCACCACCAACGCCCACGTCGCATCCCCCGAGCGGCAGTGGCTGGGCGACGCGGTCGCCGCGGTGCGCGCCCACCGCTCGATCGACGAGCTCGACGCGTGGCTGCCCGCGGGCGGCGTCCCGTCGCTGCGCTCGGGCGACGTGATGGCCCGCCGCTTCCGCGCCTTCCCAGGCGCGGTCGGTACGGCCGCGGCGCTCGGACGCGAGCTCGCCTTCGACCTGCGTGCCGCATCCCCCCGTCTGCCGGTGATCGAGACGCCCGACGGGCAGACGCCGATGGAGTGGTTGCGCGAGCTGGTCGCCGAGCGGCTGCCGCGCGTCTACGACACGGTGCCCGATCCCAGCGGCGCCGGCCGCCTGCCGCGCCCCGAGGTCGCCGAGCGGCTCGAGCACGAGCTGGGCCTCATCGAGCAGAAGGGCTTCGCCGGCTACTTCCTGATCGTGTTCGAGATCTCCGAGTTCGCGCACGGCCGCGGCATCCTCTGCCAGGGCCGCGGCTCGGCGGTCGCGAGCGCGGTCTGCTTCATCCTCGGCATCACCGCGGTCGACCCGATTCGCTACCGGCTGCCGTTCGAGCGCTTCATCTCGATGATGCGCGAGGAAGAGCCCGACATCGACATCGACTTCGACGCCGGCCGCCGCGAGGAGGTGATCCAGCACGTGTACGAGCGCTACGGCCGCCGCAACGCGGCGCAGGTGGCGAACGTCATCACCTACCGCCCGAAGTCGGCGGTGCGCGACGCCGCGAAGGCGCTCGGCTACGCCGTCGGGCAGCAGAACGCCTGGTCGAAGTCGGTCGAGTCGTACTCGAAGATCGACGTCGACACGATCCCCGAGCAGGTGTCGCTGCTGGCCGCCGAGTTCCTGCACGCGCCCCGGCACCTCGGCATCCACTCCGGCGGCATGGTGCTCACCGAGGAGCCGGTCGGCTCGGTGTGCCCCATCGAGCCCGCCCGCATGCCGAACCGCACGGTGCTGCAGTGGGACAAGGACGACTGCGAGTGGATGGGGCTGGTCAAGTTCGACCTGCTGGGCCTGGGCATGCTCGGCGCGCTGTCGCACACCCTCGCGCTCGCGGCCGAGCACCTGGGGGAGACGTGGACGCTCGCGACCATCCCCGCCGAGGAGGCGGGCGTCTACGACATGCTCTGCGAGGGCGATGCGGTGGGCGTGTTCCAGGTGGAGTCGCGGGCGCAGATGGCGACGCTGCCGAGGCTGAAGCCGCGCTCGTTCTACGACCTGGTGATCGAGATCGCGCTCATCCGTCCAGGGCCCATCCAGGGCGACGCCGTGCATCCGTACCTCCGCCGCCGGGCGGGCAAGGAGCCGGTGACGTACGCGCACCCGCTGCTCGAGCCGGTGCTCGAGCGCACGCTGGGGGTGCCGCTGTTCCAGGAGCAGCTGATGCAGATGTCGGTCGCGGTCGGCGGCTTCGACGCCGGTGAGGCCGACCAGCTGCGGCGCGCGATCGGCTCGAAGCGCTCGAAGGAGAAGATCGAGGCGCTCAGGGCGAAGCTGTTCGAGGGCATGGCGGCGAACGGCATCTCGCCCGAGACGGGCGAGGCGATCTACCGCAAGATCGAGGCGTTCGCGGGCTTCGGCTTCGCCGAGTCGCACTCGCTCGCGTTCGGCAAGCTCGTCTACGCCTCGTCGTGGCTGAAGCTGCACTACCCGGCGGCGTTCCTCGCCGGGCTGCTGCGCAGCCAGCCGATGGGGTTCTGGTCGCCGCAGTCGCTGGTGGCGGATGCGCTGCGGCACGGCGTCGAGACCCTGCGTCCCGACGTGGTCGTCTCGGGTGTCGACGCGGGTCTCGAGCGGCAGACGACGCGCGGGGCGGCGGTGCCTTCCGGTCCTGGGCGGGCCGGACTCGACGCCTGCCTGGAGCGCGACCAGCCGCCGGTGCCGCCGGTCGCCTCGGAGACGCGGGCGATGCGCGGCCGGCATCGCCGCGATGCGGGGTTCGCGGTGCGGATGGGGCTCGCGGGCGTCGCGGGCGTCGGCCGGGCGGCGGCGGAGCGGATCGTGGCGGCGCGCGAGGAGCGGCCGCTGCACGACATGCACGACCTCGCCCGCCGCGCCGACCTCGACCGCGGCGAGCTCGAGGCGCTCGCGACCGCCGGGGCGCTCGACGGGCTGGGCGTGAACCGCCGTGAGGGGCTGTGGCTGGCGGGGCCAGCCTCGACCGAGCGCGAGGATCAGCTCGAGGGCTCGCAGGTGAGCCTGCAGCCGCCGCTGCTGCCGATGCTGTCGGCCTCCGAGCAGGTGGCGCTCGACATCTGGTCGACGGGCGTCGCGCCCGACGACCATCCGGTGCGGCACGCGCGGGCGATGCTCGACGAGCGCGGCGTGCTGCCGATCGCCGGGCTGGCGACGGCCGAGCCGGGCAGGCGGGTGCAGGCGGCGGGGATCGTCACGCACCGGCAGCGGCCTCGCACGGCGCAGGGCGTGACCTTCATGAACCTCGAGGACGAGACCGGGATGCTCAACGTGATCGTCTCGAAGGGCCTGTGGGCGCACGCGCGGCAGGTCGCGCGGCACGCGCCGGCGCTGATCGTGCGGGGCATGCTGCAGCGCACCGAGGAGGGCGTGATCGCGCTGCTCGCCGACCGGCTCGACCGCTTCGACGTGCCGAGCCCCCGCTCGCGCGACTTCGCCTGA
- a CDS encoding sugar phosphate isomerase/epimerase family protein, which translates to MIQVGLSTISVFPKGVEDGFRLSRDAGYDGVEVMVTTDAKTRSPERLLELAERYEQPIMAIHAPVVLLTTFVWGRDPFVKLDRSAELAVEVGAPTVVVHPPFRWQGKYARTFEDAVRQTEQKHGVEVAVENMFPWAAGGIDRQAYLPGIDPSLMDVEHATLDFSHCALAKRDSMQLARDLGDRLRHLHLTDGVAAEEGRVFDEHLIPGHGNEPVAEVLQMLAEQQWTGQVIAEIKTRHARSERDRMRLLVETLEFAREHLGQRDAAAQPAESVGSVPEPPA; encoded by the coding sequence ATGATCCAGGTCGGCCTGAGCACGATCTCCGTCTTCCCCAAGGGGGTCGAGGACGGCTTCCGCCTCTCGCGCGACGCGGGCTACGACGGCGTCGAGGTGATGGTCACCACCGATGCCAAGACCCGCTCGCCCGAGCGCCTCCTCGAGCTCGCGGAGCGCTACGAGCAGCCCATCATGGCGATCCACGCGCCGGTGGTGCTCCTGACCACCTTCGTCTGGGGCCGCGACCCGTTCGTGAAGCTCGACCGCTCCGCCGAGCTCGCGGTCGAGGTCGGCGCGCCCACCGTGGTCGTGCATCCGCCCTTCCGGTGGCAGGGCAAGTACGCCAGGACCTTCGAGGATGCGGTGCGGCAGACCGAGCAGAAGCACGGCGTCGAGGTGGCGGTCGAGAACATGTTCCCCTGGGCGGCGGGCGGCATCGACCGGCAGGCCTACCTGCCCGGCATCGACCCGAGCCTGATGGACGTCGAGCACGCCACCCTCGACTTCTCGCACTGCGCGCTCGCGAAGCGCGACTCGATGCAGCTCGCGCGCGACCTGGGCGACCGGCTGCGGCACCTGCACCTCACCGACGGCGTGGCCGCCGAGGAGGGGCGCGTGTTCGACGAGCACCTCATTCCCGGCCACGGCAACGAGCCGGTCGCCGAGGTGCTGCAGATGCTCGCCGAGCAGCAGTGGACGGGGCAGGTGATCGCCGAGATCAAGACGCGGCACGCGCGGTCGGAGCGCGACCGCATGCGGCTGCTCGTCGAGACGCTCGAGTTCGCGCGCGAGCACCTGGGGCAGCGCGACGCGGCGGCGCAGCCCGCCGAGTCGGTCGGCTCCGTCCCCGAGCCGCCGGCCTGA
- the ilvD gene encoding dihydroxy-acid dehydratase, translating to MPEIDIKPRSRAVTDGVEATTSRGMLRAVGMGDGDWEKPQIGIASSWNEITPCNLSLDRLARSSKEGVHAGGGYPLQFGTISVSDGISMGHEGMHFSLASREVIADSVETVVMAERLDGTVLLAGCDKSLPGMLMAAARLDLASVFVYAGSIAPGFAKLEDGTIPQSMTIIDSFEAVGAFKAGKISAEDLHRIECGFAPGEGACGGMYTANTMACVAEALGMSLPGSSTPLSADRRRDFYARRSGEAVVELLRKGITARDILTKEAFENAITVAMVLGGSTNAVLHLLAIAHEAEVELTLDDFRRVGARSPHLADVKPFGAYVAQDFDRVGGMPVVMKALLDASLLHGDVLTVTGRTLAENLAELAPAPIDGTVVRALENPLHATGGLTILDGTLAPDGAVVKTAGFDAEVFEGPARVFDRERAAMDALTEGRIQAGDVVVIRYEGPKGGPGMREMLAITAAIKGAGLGKDVLLLTDGRFSGGTTGLCIGHIAPEAVDSGPIAFVRDGDRIRVDIAARSLDLIVDEAELASRREGWEPLPPRYTRGVLAKYARLVQSAAQGAVTG from the coding sequence ATGCCTGAGATCGACATCAAACCGCGCTCGCGCGCCGTCACGGACGGCGTCGAGGCCACCACCAGCCGGGGCATGCTGCGTGCCGTCGGCATGGGCGACGGCGACTGGGAGAAGCCGCAGATCGGCATCGCCAGCTCGTGGAACGAGATCACCCCCTGCAACCTCTCGCTCGACCGCCTCGCGCGCTCCTCGAAGGAGGGGGTGCACGCCGGCGGCGGCTACCCGCTGCAGTTCGGCACCATCTCGGTCTCGGACGGCATCTCGATGGGCCACGAGGGCATGCACTTCTCGCTCGCCAGCCGCGAGGTGATCGCCGACAGCGTCGAGACCGTCGTGATGGCCGAGCGCCTCGACGGCACCGTGCTGCTGGCCGGCTGCGACAAGTCGCTGCCCGGCATGCTGATGGCCGCGGCCCGCCTCGACCTGGCGAGCGTCTTCGTCTACGCCGGCTCGATCGCGCCCGGATTCGCGAAGCTCGAGGACGGCACGATCCCGCAGTCGATGACGATCATCGACTCGTTCGAGGCCGTCGGCGCCTTCAAGGCCGGCAAGATCTCGGCCGAGGACCTGCACCGCATCGAGTGCGGCTTCGCCCCGGGCGAGGGCGCCTGCGGCGGCATGTACACCGCCAACACGATGGCGTGCGTCGCCGAGGCGCTCGGCATGAGCCTGCCCGGCTCGTCGACGCCGCTGTCGGCCGACCGCCGCCGCGACTTCTACGCCCGCCGGTCGGGCGAGGCTGTGGTCGAGCTGCTGCGCAAGGGGATCACCGCCCGCGACATCCTCACCAAGGAGGCGTTCGAGAACGCCATCACCGTCGCCATGGTGCTCGGCGGCTCCACCAACGCGGTGCTCCACCTGCTCGCGATCGCGCACGAGGCCGAGGTCGAGCTGACCCTCGACGACTTCCGCCGCGTCGGCGCGCGCTCGCCGCACCTGGCCGACGTGAAGCCCTTCGGCGCGTACGTCGCGCAGGACTTCGACCGCGTCGGCGGCATGCCGGTGGTCATGAAGGCGCTGCTCGACGCCAGCCTGCTGCACGGCGACGTGCTCACCGTGACCGGCCGCACGCTCGCCGAGAACCTCGCCGAGCTCGCGCCCGCCCCGATCGACGGCACGGTCGTGCGCGCGCTCGAGAACCCCCTGCACGCCACCGGCGGCCTGACGATCCTCGACGGCACGCTCGCCCCCGACGGCGCGGTCGTGAAGACGGCCGGCTTCGACGCCGAGGTGTTCGAGGGGCCGGCGCGCGTCTTCGACCGCGAGCGCGCCGCGATGGACGCGCTCACCGAAGGCCGCATCCAGGCGGGCGACGTCGTCGTGATCCGCTACGAGGGCCCGAAGGGCGGCCCGGGCATGCGCGAGATGCTGGCGATCACCGCCGCCATCAAGGGCGCTGGCCTCGGCAAGGATGTACTACTCTTGACGGACGGCAGATTCTCAGGCGGCACAACCGGCCTGTGCATCGGCCACATCGCCCCTGAGGCGGTCGACTCCGGTCCGATCGCCTTCGTGCGCGACGGAGACCGCATCCGTGTCGACATCGCCGCTCGCTCGCTTGACCTGATCGTCGACGAGGCAGAGCTCGCCTCCCGGCGTGAGGGCTGGGAGCCGCTGCCACCGCGCTACACGCGCGGAGTCCTCGCCAAGTACGCCCGACTCGTGCAGTCCGCCGCCCAAGGCGCTGTCACGGGCTGA
- a CDS encoding acetolactate synthase large subunit, which produces MSIAPRPAAPRSAEPPILTGSGAVLKSLELLGVTDVFGIPGGAIIPFYDELMQQTAIRHILVRHEQGGGHAAEGYAAATGKVGVCLATSGPGATNLVTAIADAYMDSVPMVAITGQVFSHLIGTDAFQEADITGIVMPITKHTFQVARPEDVPAVLRAAFHIASTGRPGPVLVDITKDAQQDSAPFVWPDKVDLPGYRPVLKAHGKQITAAAQLLSASERPLLYVGGGVIRAKASDELMEFAEATGAPIVTTLMARGAFPDSHPQHLGMPGMHGSVPAVLAFQECDLIIALGARFDDRVTGKVKEFAPNAKVIHVDVDPAEISKIRAADVPIVGDVREVLTDLSIAFQELAQSERPDLTDWWERLQGLQERFPLGFSQPTDGKLSPQHVIQRIGELTGPEAIYAAGVGQHQMWAAQFIKYERPNAWLNSGGAGTMGYSVPAAMGAKVAEPDRVVWSIDGDGCFQMTNQELATCTLNDIPIKVAIINNSSLGMVRQWQSLFYEGRHSFTDLETGDDAKMIPDFVKLGEAYGCLAIRVTKPEEIDPAIKLALETNDRPVVIDFIVSKDAMVWPMVPQGVSNSFVQYAKEHSPVWEEE; this is translated from the coding sequence ATGTCCATCGCACCCAGGCCTGCCGCACCGCGCAGCGCCGAACCACCGATCCTGACCGGATCCGGTGCCGTCCTGAAGTCGCTGGAGCTGCTGGGCGTCACCGACGTCTTCGGCATCCCCGGCGGCGCGATCATCCCGTTCTACGACGAGCTCATGCAGCAGACGGCGATCCGCCACATCCTGGTGCGCCACGAGCAGGGCGGCGGCCACGCCGCCGAGGGCTACGCCGCCGCCACCGGCAAGGTGGGCGTGTGCCTGGCCACCTCCGGCCCCGGCGCGACCAACCTGGTCACGGCCATCGCGGATGCGTACATGGACTCGGTGCCGATGGTCGCGATCACCGGCCAGGTGTTCAGCCACCTGATCGGCACGGATGCTTTCCAGGAGGCCGACATCACCGGCATCGTGATGCCGATCACCAAGCACACCTTCCAGGTGGCGCGCCCCGAGGACGTGCCGGCCGTGCTGCGCGCCGCGTTCCACATCGCCTCGACCGGCCGCCCCGGACCGGTGCTCGTCGACATCACGAAGGATGCGCAGCAGGACTCGGCGCCGTTCGTCTGGCCCGACAAGGTCGACCTGCCCGGCTACCGGCCGGTGCTGAAGGCGCACGGCAAGCAGATCACCGCGGCCGCGCAGCTGCTGTCGGCCTCGGAGCGCCCGCTGCTCTACGTCGGCGGCGGCGTGATCCGCGCGAAGGCGTCGGACGAGCTGATGGAGTTCGCCGAGGCGACCGGCGCGCCGATCGTGACGACCCTGATGGCGCGCGGCGCGTTCCCCGACTCGCACCCGCAGCACCTCGGCATGCCCGGCATGCACGGCTCGGTGCCGGCGGTGCTGGCGTTCCAGGAGTGCGACCTGATCATCGCGCTCGGCGCCCGCTTCGACGACCGCGTCACCGGCAAGGTCAAGGAGTTCGCGCCGAACGCGAAGGTCATCCACGTCGACGTGGACCCTGCGGAGATCTCGAAGATCCGCGCCGCCGACGTGCCGATCGTGGGCGACGTGCGCGAGGTGCTCACCGACCTGTCGATCGCCTTCCAGGAGCTCGCCCAGAGCGAGCGGCCCGACCTCACCGACTGGTGGGAGCGGCTGCAGGGCCTGCAGGAGCGGTTCCCGCTCGGCTTCTCGCAGCCGACCGACGGCAAGCTCTCGCCGCAGCACGTGATCCAGCGCATCGGCGAGCTCACCGGCCCCGAGGCGATCTACGCCGCCGGCGTCGGCCAGCACCAGATGTGGGCGGCGCAGTTCATCAAGTACGAGCGCCCGAACGCGTGGCTGAACTCCGGCGGCGCCGGCACCATGGGCTACTCGGTGCCCGCGGCGATGGGCGCGAAGGTCGCGGAGCCCGACCGCGTGGTCTGGTCGATCGACGGCGACGGATGCTTCCAGATGACCAATCAGGAGCTCGCCACCTGCACGCTGAACGACATCCCGATCAAGGTCGCGATCATCAACAACTCGTCGCTCGGCATGGTGCGGCAGTGGCAGAGCCTCTTCTACGAGGGTCGCCACTCGTTCACCGACCTCGAGACCGGCGACGACGCGAAGATGATCCCCGACTTCGTGAAGCTCGGCGAGGCCTACGGCTGCCTCGCGATCCGCGTCACGAAGCCGGAGGAGATCGACCCGGCGATCAAGCTGGCGCTCGAGACCAACGACCGCCCGGTCGTGATCGACTTCATCGTCTCGAAGGACGCCATGGTGTGGCCGATGGTGCCGCAGGGCGTCTCGAACTCGTTCGTCCAGTACGCCAAGGAACACAGCCCCGTCTGGGAGGAGGAGTGA
- a CDS encoding FAD-dependent oxidoreductase, which translates to MTSLWHASGPTIALEKPQQRDGFDAVVVGAGITGLTTAALLAERGARVVVLEAREVGAAATGSTTAKLSLLQGDRLHRILGLAPRDAVQAFVDGSLEGARQLRAMLDGTEALRSKPAVSYATTAEGAEAVDRELHAAAELGLPVERGGAASLPFEMSAAIQLADQGELDPMAMLATLAELLRSRGGRIVRASVRRVRVSGGRVSVETDAGAWSARTVVLATGAPVPARGSAAMLGAHRSYAASYRTSAPLPAVMALGVDARGHSLRTARIDGEELLIAGGGGHAVGRHHDPREIVAELDRWVHAHWPDAERTHAWSAQDYRTPDRLPWIGARPGSRGRVLLATGFDKWGMSSGAMSALALAGRIDGAEPEWAEMLRRRGTTPAAAGSLVGTVAATARAQVVAVSRALAPASPPAEGEGALGRSGLRLVATSTVDGETRQVSAVCPHVGALVQWNAQERSWDCSAHGSRFAPDGTRLEGPAACPLSAARAPEGAQRH; encoded by the coding sequence ATGACCTCCCTCTGGCATGCCTCCGGTCCGACGATCGCGCTCGAGAAACCTCAGCAGCGCGACGGCTTCGACGCCGTGGTGGTCGGCGCCGGCATCACCGGTCTCACCACCGCAGCGCTGCTGGCCGAGCGCGGCGCCCGGGTCGTCGTGCTCGAGGCGCGCGAGGTGGGTGCCGCCGCGACCGGCAGCACCACCGCGAAGCTCAGCCTGCTGCAGGGCGATCGCCTGCACCGCATCCTGGGGCTCGCGCCCCGCGACGCGGTGCAGGCGTTCGTCGACGGCTCGCTCGAGGGCGCCCGGCAGCTGCGCGCGATGCTCGACGGCACCGAAGCGCTGCGCTCGAAGCCGGCGGTCTCCTATGCGACGACCGCAGAGGGCGCCGAGGCGGTCGACCGCGAGCTGCATGCCGCGGCCGAGCTCGGGCTGCCCGTCGAGCGCGGCGGCGCCGCCTCGCTGCCGTTCGAGATGAGCGCGGCGATCCAGCTCGCCGACCAGGGCGAGCTGGATCCGATGGCGATGCTGGCCACCCTCGCCGAGCTGCTGCGCAGTCGCGGCGGGCGCATCGTGCGCGCCTCGGTGCGCCGCGTGCGCGTCAGCGGCGGCCGTGTCTCGGTCGAGACGGATGCGGGGGCATGGTCGGCGCGCACCGTCGTGCTCGCCACGGGTGCGCCCGTGCCGGCGCGCGGCAGCGCCGCGATGCTGGGCGCGCACCGCTCCTATGCCGCGTCGTACCGCACCTCGGCGCCGCTGCCGGCCGTGATGGCGCTGGGGGTCGACGCTCGCGGGCACTCGCTGCGGACCGCCCGCATCGACGGCGAGGAGCTGCTGATCGCCGGCGGCGGCGGCCACGCCGTGGGCCGCCATCACGATCCGCGCGAGATCGTGGCTGAGCTCGACCGCTGGGTGCACGCGCACTGGCCCGATGCCGAGCGCACGCACGCCTGGAGCGCGCAGGACTACCGCACGCCCGATCGCTTGCCGTGGATCGGCGCTCGGCCGGGGTCGCGCGGCCGCGTGCTGCTGGCGACCGGCTTCGACAAGTGGGGCATGAGCTCGGGCGCGATGAGCGCCCTGGCGCTGGCGGGCCGCATCGACGGCGCCGAGCCCGAGTGGGCGGAGATGCTCCGTCGCCGCGGCACCACGCCCGCCGCCGCGGGCTCGCTCGTGGGCACGGTCGCCGCGACGGCCCGCGCACAGGTCGTCGCGGTCAGCCGGGCGCTCGCGCCGGCGTCGCCCCCGGCCGAGGGCGAGGGTGCGCTCGGCCGCAGCGGCCTGCGACTGGTGGCGACCTCGACGGTCGACGGCGAGACCCGGCAGGTCTCGGCCGTCTGCCCGCACGTGGGGGCGCTCGTGCAGTGGAACGCGCAGGAGCGCAGCTGGGACTGCTCGGCGCACGGCTCCCGCTTCGCGCCCGACGGCACCCGCCTCGAAGGGCCGGCCGCGTGCCCGCTCAGCGCCGCGCGAGCACCGGAGGGCGCGCAGCGGCACTGA
- the ilvN gene encoding acetolactate synthase small subunit → MSTHVLSLLVEDKPGLLTRVAGLFARRSFNIESLAVGKTEVPGLSRITVVVDVEDQPLEQVTKQLNKLINVVKIVELEPGQSVQREHMLIKVKVDNSTRSQILEAVTLFRARVVDVNADALVIEVTGDSPKCQALLRLLEPYGIKEIAQSGLLAVGRGGKSISERVLKSDNR, encoded by the coding sequence ATGAGCACCCACGTCCTGTCGCTCCTCGTCGAGGACAAGCCGGGTCTGCTGACCCGCGTCGCGGGCCTGTTCGCCCGCCGCAGCTTCAACATCGAGTCGCTCGCCGTCGGCAAGACCGAGGTGCCGGGCCTCAGCCGCATCACCGTCGTCGTCGACGTCGAGGACCAGCCGCTCGAGCAGGTCACGAAGCAGCTGAACAAGCTCATCAACGTCGTGAAGATCGTCGAGCTCGAGCCCGGCCAGTCGGTGCAGCGCGAGCACATGCTGATCAAGGTCAAGGTCGACAACTCGACCCGCTCGCAGATCCTCGAGGCGGTCACGCTCTTCCGCGCGCGCGTCGTCGACGTGAACGCCGACGCGCTCGTGATCGAGGTCACCGGCGACTCGCCGAAGTGCCAGGCGCTGCTGCGCCTGCTCGAGCCCTACGGCATCAAGGAGATCGCGCAGTCGGGCCTCCTGGCCGTCGGCCGCGGCGGCAAGTCCATCAGCGAGCGCGTGCTCAAGTCCGACAACCGCTGA